One Tolypothrix bouteillei VB521301 DNA window includes the following coding sequences:
- a CDS encoding bifunctional riboflavin kinase/FAD synthetase — MLNLSQNGFSVWVTSSTELALTPTCVALGKFDGVHRGHKRVIQPILPDVTASSHGYSTVVTFNPHPQEFFTGLARTWLTPLDEKIFQLRSLGVEQLVLLPFDKELSALPPEQFVEKILIQQLQAKRISVGQDFCFGSNRSGTAKDLQVLAAKFDIPVTIVPIETCASPETALNSDVSDSSDRQTRISTSLIRQVLQNGDICQANKLLGRPYTLIGHVIKGQQLGRTIGFPTANLQLPKDKFLPSFGVYAVRVFTLSEPLNTPEDTYLGVMNIGNRPTVNGTYQSVEVHLFDWSGDLYGKKLAVELEQFLRPEEKFSSLEALKQQIQQDCIAARAFLAG, encoded by the coding sequence GTGCTAAATCTGTCTCAAAATGGGTTTTCTGTGTGGGTTACTTCTTCAACCGAACTGGCTCTAACACCAACGTGTGTTGCACTGGGCAAATTTGACGGCGTACATCGCGGTCACAAGCGGGTTATTCAACCCATATTGCCTGATGTTACGGCATCCTCACACGGCTACTCAACGGTTGTCACCTTTAATCCTCATCCTCAGGAATTTTTCACGGGTCTTGCCCGCACTTGGTTGACACCGTTGGATGAAAAAATTTTTCAGTTGCGATCGCTCGGGGTAGAACAATTAGTACTGCTACCCTTTGATAAGGAATTGTCCGCGTTACCTCCCGAACAGTTCGTAGAAAAAATTCTCATCCAACAATTACAAGCCAAACGGATTAGCGTCGGGCAAGATTTTTGTTTTGGCTCCAATCGTAGTGGGACTGCCAAGGATTTGCAAGTCTTGGCTGCCAAATTTGACATTCCCGTCACCATTGTTCCCATAGAAACTTGTGCATCTCCTGAAACCGCACTTAACAGTGATGTCAGCGATTCTTCCGATCGCCAGACTCGCATTAGCACTTCACTTATCCGTCAAGTCCTGCAAAATGGTGATATCTGTCAAGCAAACAAACTGTTAGGAAGACCTTACACGCTGATAGGTCATGTCATCAAAGGTCAACAACTTGGTAGAACAATTGGTTTTCCCACTGCCAACCTACAGCTGCCAAAAGATAAATTTTTGCCTAGCTTTGGGGTTTACGCCGTTCGTGTTTTCACTCTCAGTGAGCCACTGAACACTCCAGAAGATACTTACTTAGGCGTAATGAATATAGGTAACCGTCCAACAGTAAATGGTACGTATCAATCCGTAGAAGTCCATTTATTTGATTGGTCTGGCGATCTATACGGAAAAAAACTAGCAGTCGAGCTAGAACAATTTTTGCGCCCTGAGGAAAAGTTTTCTTCATTGGAAGCCCTAAAACAACAAATTCAGCAAGATTGTATTGCTGCAAGAGCATTTTTGGCTGGTTAG
- a CDS encoding AAA family ATPase — protein sequence MRQKIDALTQNLGLAIVGKAEAIRLVLVALLAGGHALLEDVPGVGKTLLAKSLARSIDGKFQRLQCTPDLLPTDITGTNIWNPKSGEFTFLSGPVFANVLLADEINRATPRTQSALLEVMEEHQVTVDGVSRNVPMPFFVIATQNPIEYQGTFPLPEAQMDRFMLSLSLGYPTEAEELQMLQRHQDGINVTDLQPCISLVEVQELQQICSKVKVDTSLQQYILELVRATRHDEEITLGVSPRGTVALQRATQALAFLLGRDYAIPDDVKFLAPYVLCHRLIPSGGRRAKTVMERLLRSVPIQ from the coding sequence ATGAGACAAAAAATCGACGCTTTAACACAAAACTTGGGACTAGCCATTGTTGGTAAAGCTGAGGCAATACGTTTAGTACTAGTTGCCCTGCTAGCAGGTGGTCATGCTTTATTAGAAGATGTACCTGGGGTAGGCAAAACCCTTCTGGCCAAATCTTTAGCTCGTTCCATAGACGGAAAGTTTCAAAGGTTACAGTGTACTCCCGATTTACTCCCAACAGATATTACGGGTACCAATATCTGGAATCCAAAAAGCGGTGAATTTACTTTTCTTTCGGGTCCGGTATTTGCTAATGTCCTACTAGCAGACGAAATTAACCGTGCCACACCTCGGACCCAATCAGCTTTGCTAGAAGTGATGGAAGAACATCAAGTCACGGTGGATGGCGTTTCTCGTAACGTTCCCATGCCATTTTTCGTCATTGCGACTCAGAACCCAATTGAATATCAAGGTACCTTTCCCCTACCTGAGGCGCAGATGGATCGATTCATGTTGTCCTTAAGTCTTGGCTATCCCACTGAAGCAGAAGAACTTCAGATGTTGCAACGCCATCAAGATGGAATTAATGTTACCGATTTACAGCCGTGTATTTCTTTAGTAGAAGTGCAAGAGTTACAACAAATCTGTTCAAAAGTCAAGGTTGATACTTCGCTACAACAGTATATTCTTGAATTAGTGCGAGCAACACGACATGATGAGGAAATCACACTTGGTGTCAGTCCTCGCGGTACTGTTGCCTTACAACGGGCTACTCAAGCCCTAGCTTTTCTATTGGGGAGAGACTACGCCATTCCCGATGATGTAAAATTCTTGGCACCTTATGTTCTTTGCCACCGTCTTATACCGAGTGGAGGACGCAGGGCAAAAACTGTGATGGAACGATTATTGCGTTCTGTCCCCATTCAATAA
- a CDS encoding GNAT family N-acetyltransferase — translation MPIAQQIIIKEATASEDSLIAEHFYKMWLDLGVPDDAFAPDWLDISLKFIEQARQELSYKAFVAEVEGNVVGSASCQIHNGLYPNIIKQQHRKYGYIWGVYVEPSYRRQGIAKQLTSQTVTYLKEIGCTRVVLNASPLGKPVYESLGFSNSNAMQLDLSIL, via the coding sequence ATGCCGATCGCACAACAAATCATTATCAAAGAAGCGACTGCATCAGAAGACTCCCTCATCGCCGAGCATTTCTATAAAATGTGGCTGGATCTGGGAGTTCCAGATGATGCGTTCGCTCCCGATTGGTTGGATATTTCCCTTAAGTTTATAGAACAGGCTCGGCAAGAGTTATCCTATAAAGCTTTTGTGGCAGAGGTTGAAGGTAACGTTGTTGGTTCTGCCAGTTGTCAAATCCACAACGGTCTCTACCCTAACATTATCAAGCAACAACACCGCAAATATGGATATATTTGGGGAGTTTATGTTGAACCTTCATACCGCAGACAAGGAATTGCCAAGCAACTGACAAGTCAAACAGTAACCTATTTAAAAGAGATTGGTTGTACGCGAGTCGTTCTCAACGCTTCTCCATTAGGAAAACCAGTTTATGAAAGTCTTGGTTTTTCCAACAGCAATGCCATGCAATTAGATTTGTCAATTCTTTAA
- a CDS encoding pyridoxamine 5'-phosphate oxidase family protein has translation MTTFNNRSEIEQLTVTKRNQIKRIPQRGHYESQVIYEILDEGLVCHVGFVVDNQPYVIPTAYGRVGDELYIHGSPASRMLRSLLHGIEVCVTVTLLDGLVLARSAFHHSMNYRSVVIFGTATLVQDTQQKLEALKAFTEHIVPERWAEVRQPNRQELEGTLVLSLPITEASAKVRTGPPKDDEADYALPVWAGVLPLKLVTEDAVPDSRLDAEVSLPSHVQNYRR, from the coding sequence ATGACTACATTCAACAATCGTAGCGAGATAGAACAGTTGACTGTTACAAAACGCAATCAGATTAAGCGGATACCTCAACGCGGTCATTACGAATCTCAAGTCATCTACGAAATTTTAGATGAAGGGTTAGTTTGCCATGTAGGGTTTGTTGTGGATAACCAACCGTATGTTATTCCAACTGCATACGGTCGTGTGGGAGACGAACTTTATATCCACGGTTCTCCTGCAAGTCGCATGCTTCGTTCTTTACTTCACGGAATTGAAGTATGTGTCACAGTGACTTTACTAGATGGGTTAGTTCTCGCACGTTCTGCATTTCACCACTCCATGAATTACCGTTCTGTCGTCATATTTGGTACGGCAACTTTAGTACAAGATACACAACAGAAGTTAGAAGCATTGAAAGCTTTTACCGAGCATATTGTACCGGAACGGTGGGCAGAAGTACGGCAACCCAATCGTCAGGAATTAGAGGGAACTTTAGTGCTTTCCTTACCTATAACAGAAGCTTCTGCTAAGGTGCGGACAGGACCACCAAAAGATGATGAAGCTGATTATGCTTTACCCGTTTGGGCTGGTGTTTTGCCTTTAAAACTAGTTACAGAAGATGCAGTTCCAGATTCACGTTTGGATGCTGAAGTTTCTTTACCAAGTCATGTGCAAAACTACAGAAGATAG
- the pheS gene encoding phenylalanine--tRNA ligase subunit alpha: MTNNLEAQLLALQEEGEKAIAAANTLERLEELRVSYLGKKGQLGALLRSMGQLSAEERPKIGAIANTVKDALQARIDQQHTALEKAQIQAQLEAENLDVTMPGIYRSQGRVHPLNGIIDRAIDIFVGMGYTVANGPEMETDYYNFEALNTPPDHPARDMQDTFYLPDGNLLRTHTSSVQIRYMETEEPPIRVIAPGRVYRRDNVDATHSAVFHQIELLAVDEGLTFTDLKGTVKVFLQEMFGDVEIRFRASYFPFTEPSAEVDLRWNGRWLEVMGCGMVDPNVLKAVGYDPEVYTGFAAGFGVERFAMVLHQIDDIRRVYASDLRFLRQF; this comes from the coding sequence ATGACTAACAATTTAGAAGCGCAACTTTTAGCACTGCAAGAGGAAGGAGAAAAGGCGATCGCCGCCGCCAATACATTAGAACGCCTTGAGGAACTAAGAGTCAGCTACCTGGGTAAGAAAGGTCAGCTAGGGGCGCTGTTGCGAAGTATGGGTCAACTGAGTGCAGAAGAAAGACCAAAAATTGGTGCGATCGCAAACACGGTAAAAGATGCCTTACAAGCCAGGATAGACCAACAACATACAGCTTTAGAAAAAGCCCAAATTCAAGCACAGCTAGAAGCTGAAAATTTGGATGTAACAATGCCAGGAATCTACCGTTCTCAAGGTCGCGTCCATCCGCTGAATGGGATAATCGATAGAGCAATAGACATCTTTGTAGGTATGGGCTATACGGTAGCCAACGGTCCGGAGATGGAAACAGATTACTACAACTTTGAAGCACTCAACACTCCACCCGATCACCCAGCCCGCGATATGCAGGACACATTTTATCTACCAGATGGAAATCTCCTGCGGACTCATACCTCATCAGTACAAATTCGTTACATGGAAACGGAAGAACCACCGATTCGAGTCATCGCCCCCGGACGAGTCTACCGGAGAGATAATGTAGATGCCACTCATTCAGCAGTTTTCCATCAAATAGAACTTTTAGCAGTCGATGAAGGGTTAACCTTTACCGACCTCAAAGGAACTGTAAAAGTATTTTTACAAGAAATGTTTGGTGACGTGGAAATTCGCTTCCGCGCCAGCTATTTTCCCTTCACAGAACCCTCTGCAGAAGTTGACTTGCGATGGAACGGTCGCTGGTTGGAAGTGATGGGTTGCGGGATGGTCGATCCAAACGTACTGAAAGCTGTTGGCTACGACCCAGAAGTTTATACTGGCTTTGCTGCAGGCTTTGGAGTAGAACGTTTTGCCATGGTACTCCACCAAATCGATGATATTCGCCGCGTCTACGCCAGCGATTTACGTTTCTTACGACAATTTTAG
- a CDS encoding TetR/AcrR family transcriptional regulator, producing the protein MSQKVEHNRTQIKSSTKTPSTRRRNQHSHQAILKAASELLEEKGYGGVCIEAIASRAGVGKQTIYRWWSSKASVMMEAYAAQATSNIPTPDTGSVREDLYKILQQLFELLTKTSTGAAVAGLIAEAQIDPEVAEVFHERFVQSRRQATHTILERGIARRELRSDFNLEVAIDAIYGPVWYRLLLKHAPLDDAFARELVDLAMVGIQV; encoded by the coding sequence ATGTCACAAAAGGTAGAACACAACCGCACTCAAATAAAATCTTCCACGAAAACGCCTTCAACGCGCAGGCGAAATCAGCATTCCCATCAAGCAATTCTTAAGGCTGCTTCGGAGTTGTTGGAGGAAAAGGGTTATGGTGGTGTCTGTATTGAGGCGATCGCATCTCGTGCGGGAGTGGGAAAGCAAACTATCTATCGGTGGTGGTCATCCAAAGCATCTGTGATGATGGAAGCCTACGCCGCCCAAGCCACAAGCAACATCCCCACACCAGATACAGGTTCAGTACGAGAAGATTTATACAAAATTTTACAACAATTGTTCGAGCTATTGACAAAAACTTCTACAGGTGCAGCTGTTGCCGGACTCATTGCGGAAGCACAAATAGATCCGGAAGTGGCTGAGGTATTTCACGAGCGGTTTGTGCAAAGTCGCAGACAAGCCACGCACACTATTTTAGAGCGAGGAATTGCGCGTAGAGAATTACGCTCGGATTTCAATTTGGAAGTAGCGATCGACGCAATTTACGGTCCGGTATGGTATCGATTGTTGTTGAAGCACGCACCGTTGGATGATGCTTTTGCCCGAGAATTGGTGGATTTGGCTATGGTGGGGATACAAGTTTAG
- a CDS encoding RecQ family ATP-dependent DNA helicase — protein sequence MNHPATTSWNEVRAAFQKIWGYEDFRPPQGEIIQSLLAKKDALIIMPTGGGKSICFQLPALLQTGLTLVISPLVALMENQVRELQERNLAAALLHGELPSFQRRQTLQALEKQQLRLLYLSPETLLSSPVWERLCKPQLIVNALILDEAHCLVQWGDTFRPAYRRLEAVRPALLKYKPVGTTIAIAAFTATADPTAQATIQQVLQLNEPTVFCVNPYRPNIHPSVRIAWTPRGRKQQILKFLKDKTKQTGLIYVRTRRDSEELAAWLQQMGYSTTSYHAGLGAEERRAVEAKWLSGKISFVVCTSAFGMGINKSDVRWVIHFHSPLLLSEYVQEIGRAGRDGKPAQALTLISEPTGWLDPEDKQRQKFFEKNLRSLQNSAQQLVKKLPSTGEVATVARQFPEGAIALSLLHASGQLKWLDPFHYKILASTKTPPVTQVGATKQMNKYLLTRQCRWGFLLNAFGFHQEANWRCGHCDNCLKNYEL from the coding sequence ATGAATCACCCTGCCACAACATCTTGGAACGAAGTTCGGGCTGCATTTCAAAAGATCTGGGGTTATGAGGACTTCCGCCCACCGCAGGGAGAAATTATTCAAAGTTTGTTGGCGAAAAAAGACGCACTAATTATTATGCCAACAGGTGGAGGGAAATCTATTTGTTTTCAGTTACCTGCATTATTACAAACTGGGCTGACACTGGTGATTTCGCCTTTAGTGGCGCTGATGGAAAATCAAGTACGGGAATTACAAGAACGTAACTTAGCAGCTGCTCTTTTACACGGTGAATTGCCTTCGTTTCAACGACGCCAGACTTTGCAAGCTCTAGAAAAACAACAACTGCGACTGCTGTACCTGTCGCCGGAAACTTTACTCAGTTCACCTGTATGGGAAAGATTGTGCAAACCTCAACTGATCGTTAATGCCCTCATTTTAGATGAAGCACATTGTTTGGTGCAGTGGGGAGATACTTTTAGACCTGCTTATCGAAGATTGGAAGCCGTCAGACCCGCACTCCTGAAATATAAACCAGTGGGAACAACGATCGCGATCGCTGCTTTCACTGCTACGGCTGACCCCACAGCCCAAGCAACGATTCAACAAGTCTTACAATTAAACGAACCAACAGTTTTTTGCGTCAATCCTTACCGTCCCAATATTCATCCCTCGGTTCGCATAGCTTGGACCCCAAGAGGGAGAAAGCAACAGATTTTGAAGTTTCTGAAGGATAAAACAAAACAAACTGGCTTGATCTACGTTCGGACAAGGAGAGACAGTGAAGAGTTAGCCGCATGGCTGCAACAAATGGGTTACTCTACCACTAGCTATCATGCAGGGCTTGGTGCAGAAGAACGTCGCGCTGTAGAAGCAAAATGGCTGAGTGGAAAAATATCGTTTGTTGTTTGTACCTCGGCTTTTGGTATGGGAATCAACAAATCTGATGTGCGTTGGGTGATTCACTTTCACTCACCCTTACTGCTATCAGAGTACGTACAGGAAATTGGACGTGCTGGAAGAGATGGGAAACCAGCCCAAGCGCTAACTTTGATAAGTGAACCTACGGGATGGTTGGACCCGGAAGACAAACAAAGGCAAAAGTTTTTTGAAAAGAATTTGCGATCGCTCCAAAACTCCGCACAGCAACTCGTGAAAAAATTGCCTTCTACTGGTGAAGTAGCGACAGTAGCACGACAATTTCCCGAAGGAGCGATCGCTTTATCTTTACTGCACGCTAGCGGTCAACTCAAGTGGCTCGATCCATTCCATTACAAAATTCTTGCCAGTACAAAAACTCCACCCGTTACACAAGTAGGTGCTACCAAGCAGATGAACAAGTATCTTCTCACAAGGCAATGCCGTTGGGGATTCTTACTGAACGCTTTTGGTTTTCACCAAGAAGCCAACTGGCGTTGCGGACATTGCGATAATTGCTTAAAAAATTATGAATTATGA
- a CDS encoding MBL fold metallo-hydrolase: MSRIENLFSVYFWGVRGSIPCPGPDTVRYGGNTPCVEMQVGGKRLIFDGGTGLHVLGQSLLSKMPVEAHIFFTHSHWDHMQGFPFFSPGFIPGNTFHIYGAIAPDGSTIEQRLNDQMLHPNFPVPLQIMQANLYFHDVIPGNAIHINDITVETSPLNHPGEAVGYRVNWRGRSAVYVTDTEHYPDRIDENVLKLSRDADILIYDSTYTDEEYHSLTRPKIGWGHSTWQEAVKVAQAANVKTLVIYHHDPSHDDEFLDRVGQEAAEKYPGAVMAREGMVLQIPVPVTLSESFRC, translated from the coding sequence ATGTCTAGGATAGAGAATTTATTTTCCGTGTATTTTTGGGGCGTTCGCGGCAGTATCCCCTGTCCGGGACCTGATACCGTTCGTTATGGCGGTAATACCCCTTGCGTTGAGATGCAAGTGGGCGGCAAACGCTTAATTTTTGATGGAGGCACGGGTTTACATGTTTTAGGACAATCTTTATTGTCCAAAATGCCAGTGGAAGCACATATTTTTTTCACCCACTCCCACTGGGACCACATGCAAGGGTTTCCCTTCTTTAGCCCTGGGTTTATTCCGGGAAACACGTTTCATATCTATGGTGCGATCGCTCCCGATGGCTCTACCATAGAACAGCGTTTAAACGATCAAATGCTGCATCCAAATTTTCCGGTTCCGTTGCAAATCATGCAAGCGAATTTATATTTTCATGATGTTATACCGGGAAACGCAATACACATTAATGATATTACGGTAGAGACTTCCCCGCTCAATCATCCTGGTGAAGCCGTAGGATACAGGGTAAACTGGCGTGGAAGATCGGCTGTTTACGTGACCGATACCGAACATTATCCTGACAGAATAGATGAAAATGTTCTGAAGTTATCTCGTGATGCTGATATCCTCATCTACGATTCTACTTATACTGATGAAGAATACCATTCTCTAACCAGACCTAAAATTGGTTGGGGACACTCTACATGGCAAGAAGCTGTGAAAGTAGCCCAAGCTGCCAATGTCAAAACTTTGGTTATCTATCATCACGACCCCTCTCATGATGATGAATTTCTCGATCGTGTCGGTCAAGAAGCTGCAGAAAAATATCCGGGGGCTGTCATGGCACGTGAAGGCATGGTACTTCAGATTCCCGTACCTGTTACCTTATCAGAATCTTTTCGGTGTTAG
- a CDS encoding type II toxin-antitoxin system YhaV family toxin — translation MPKFVSHGWEIYFHPQLFGTQYQELFDRVSNLREKLPKKEFKLHASVKLFAAITTAIETKIPSDPKASHFVLTKALKQYGRVKKMGLPERYRLFFRAFDTPQLKAIVILWLGFPRKEGAKNDCYEVFTKMVAQGTFPDNLDELLANFEAVGEVDFRPIELLNPETEVTPDKQE, via the coding sequence ATGCCTAAGTTTGTCAGTCATGGTTGGGAGATTTATTTTCACCCACAACTATTTGGTACTCAATATCAAGAGTTGTTTGACCGTGTTTCTAATCTGCGAGAAAAACTTCCAAAGAAAGAGTTTAAACTCCATGCAAGCGTAAAGCTATTTGCGGCAATTACTACTGCAATTGAAACTAAAATTCCATCAGATCCCAAGGCATCTCATTTTGTTTTAACCAAGGCATTAAAACAATATGGACGAGTGAAAAAGATGGGTTTACCCGAAAGATACCGCTTGTTTTTTCGGGCGTTTGATACTCCACAATTAAAAGCTATTGTGATTCTATGGTTGGGGTTTCCCCGTAAAGAAGGTGCCAAGAATGACTGTTACGAAGTTTTTACTAAGATGGTAGCGCAAGGAACATTCCCAGACAATTTGGATGAACTGCTAGCAAATTTTGAGGCAGTCGGGGAAGTCGATTTCCGTCCTATCGAACTGTTAAACCCAGAGACTGAAGTAACGCCAGATAAACAAGAATAA
- a CDS encoding PLP-dependent aminotransferase family protein, with amino-acid sequence MDFAITINSNSPVPLHQQLYEELRQAILNGRLLPGGRIPSTRQLAKSLGISRTTVTQTYDQLFSEGYIETVVGSGTFVCSQLPDDLLRSAPVQSTRTKTRPPVQLSKYGVNLAQTENVPRVPEPELFINFRYGRPAFDQFPIELWRKLLSRYCYSNIEWLDYSKDILGYKPLRDAIARYLSRSRAVNCDPDQVLVVNGTQQALDLIMRLFIEPGNVIALEDPGYLSARLIFETQRAKLLPVAVDESGLVVEDLANYAKEQVRLVYITPSHQFPTGAILSLPRRLELLTWSGATGALIIEDDYDSEYRYGDRPIPALQGLDKSDSVLYIGTFSKVLFPSLRIGYLVLPKSLVSVFARAKWLSDRHLPLLEQQVLADFIGEGHLERHIRKMRAVYDKRRQVLVKAFNKNFGEKATILGEKAGIHLMVRLQTPFSDEEIMQRSEQAGVGIISAAPHYLKPHSKGEFIFGYGELTEQQLVEGINRLADSLNTF; translated from the coding sequence ATGGATTTTGCCATTACGATAAACAGCAATTCCCCAGTACCACTCCACCAACAGCTTTACGAGGAACTGCGCCAAGCTATTCTCAATGGACGATTGTTACCGGGTGGGCGCATTCCTTCCACACGTCAACTTGCTAAATCTCTAGGCATTTCCCGCACAACTGTCACTCAAACCTACGACCAACTTTTCAGTGAGGGATATATAGAGACTGTTGTGGGTTCTGGGACTTTTGTTTGCTCTCAACTTCCCGATGATTTATTGCGTTCTGCACCCGTTCAATCTACCAGAACAAAAACCCGTCCGCCAGTTCAACTCTCTAAATACGGAGTGAATTTGGCTCAGACAGAGAATGTACCGAGAGTTCCCGAACCGGAATTGTTCATCAACTTCCGCTACGGGCGACCGGCTTTTGACCAATTTCCCATAGAACTGTGGCGCAAGCTGCTTTCTCGCTACTGTTACTCCAACATAGAATGGCTGGATTATTCAAAGGATATTTTGGGATACAAGCCTTTGCGTGATGCGATCGCTCGATACCTCTCCCGTTCCCGTGCTGTTAACTGCGATCCAGACCAAGTGTTAGTTGTAAATGGGACACAGCAAGCTTTAGATTTAATTATGCGTTTGTTTATTGAACCTGGGAACGTTATTGCCTTGGAAGATCCCGGTTACTTGAGTGCAAGGCTCATTTTTGAAACACAACGCGCAAAACTTTTGCCTGTGGCTGTGGATGAGTCTGGTTTAGTGGTTGAAGACTTGGCAAACTATGCAAAAGAACAAGTTCGGCTCGTTTATATCACACCTTCTCACCAATTTCCCACAGGAGCAATACTTTCCCTACCGAGACGTTTGGAATTACTGACTTGGTCTGGTGCAACTGGGGCGTTGATTATAGAAGATGATTATGATAGTGAGTATCGTTATGGAGATCGCCCCATTCCTGCGTTGCAAGGGTTGGATAAAAGTGATTCCGTTCTCTACATTGGTACGTTTTCAAAAGTGCTGTTCCCTTCCCTACGAATTGGGTATTTAGTGTTACCAAAAAGTTTAGTTTCTGTTTTTGCTCGTGCAAAATGGTTGAGCGATCGCCACTTACCTTTACTAGAACAGCAAGTACTTGCAGATTTTATCGGGGAAGGGCATTTAGAACGACACATTAGAAAAATGCGAGCCGTTTACGACAAGCGCCGTCAAGTTTTAGTGAAAGCGTTCAACAAGAATTTTGGAGAGAAAGCAACGATATTAGGAGAAAAAGCAGGAATCCATTTAATGGTGCGGTTGCAAACTCCTTTTAGTGATGAAGAAATTATGCAACGTTCAGAACAAGCAGGCGTAGGAATTATATCTGCTGCGCCTCATTATCTAAAACCGCATTCAAAAGGTGAGTTTATTTTTGGCTATGGAGAATTGACAGAGCAGCAATTGGTGGAGGGTATTAATAGATTGGCTGACAGTTTGAACACTTTTTAA
- the surE gene encoding 5'/3'-nucleotidase SurE, with product MKLLISNDDGISSLGIRTLANTLAEAGHDVSVVCPDRERSATGHGLTLHQPIRAEIVESIFHPNVKAWACDGTPSDCVKLALWALLESPPELVLSGINQGANLGTEILYSGTVSAAMEGLIEGIPSIAFSLTSRNSKDFQPSADFAKILVGQIEKNPLPELMLLNVNIPPVKWEEIAGVTLTRQGVRRYVDVFDKRIDPRGKTYYWLTGEVLEDIEPPIGLNLSENIPIDVRVIRENYISITPLQYNLTYARGLSELSKWEFKFP from the coding sequence ATGAAATTACTAATTAGTAATGATGATGGTATTTCATCTCTAGGTATTCGTACTCTTGCCAACACCTTAGCCGAAGCAGGTCATGATGTGAGTGTAGTTTGCCCGGATCGGGAACGTTCGGCTACCGGACATGGGTTAACGTTACACCAGCCAATTCGTGCTGAAATTGTAGAATCTATCTTTCACCCAAATGTCAAGGCTTGGGCTTGCGATGGGACTCCTTCGGACTGTGTTAAGTTAGCTCTGTGGGCTTTGTTAGAATCACCACCCGAGTTAGTTCTTTCTGGCATCAATCAGGGTGCCAATTTAGGGACTGAAATTCTTTACTCCGGTACCGTTTCTGCAGCAATGGAAGGTTTGATTGAAGGTATTCCCAGTATCGCTTTCAGTCTAACTAGCCGGAATAGTAAGGATTTTCAACCTTCTGCTGACTTTGCCAAAATTCTAGTGGGGCAAATTGAGAAAAACCCCCTACCGGAGTTGATGTTGCTTAATGTTAATATTCCCCCAGTTAAGTGGGAAGAAATTGCCGGAGTGACTCTTACCCGTCAAGGGGTGCGACGTTATGTCGATGTTTTTGATAAGCGAATCGATCCTCGTGGGAAAACTTATTATTGGTTAACTGGTGAAGTTTTGGAGGATATTGAACCACCCATTGGTTTGAATCTTTCTGAGAACATACCCATTGATGTTCGCGTTATCCGTGAAAACTACATCAGTATCACACCCTTACAATACAATCTGACCTATGCACGGGGACTGAGTGAATTGTCTAAGTGGGAATTTAAATTTCCGTAA
- a CDS encoding cytochrome c, translating to MSKIVKRQFRNQKLKGKPLGFLLVILAWSLAMGLAMASHVQGVPPTSSEVGTVDVVPPQQRLGQELYLENCSTCHIPLPPAVFPTQTWKNLLEDSQHYGVQIKPLVDPPRILVWRYLSAFSRPQLLEDEQIPYRVGSSRYFRALHPQVKLPKPIQIGSCVTCHPSASDFNFRRLSPEWE from the coding sequence ATGTCAAAGATTGTCAAACGTCAATTCCGCAATCAAAAATTAAAGGGAAAGCCGCTTGGCTTCCTCTTAGTCATTCTAGCTTGGAGTTTGGCTATGGGTTTAGCGATGGCATCTCATGTCCAAGGCGTACCGCCAACCTCTTCTGAAGTCGGTACTGTTGATGTCGTTCCCCCACAACAGCGACTTGGACAAGAATTGTATTTGGAAAATTGCTCGACTTGTCACATTCCCTTACCTCCCGCTGTTTTTCCCACCCAAACTTGGAAAAATTTGTTGGAGGACTCACAGCACTATGGAGTACAAATCAAACCATTAGTCGATCCGCCACGTATCCTAGTTTGGAGGTATCTTTCCGCTTTCTCTCGTCCCCAATTGCTAGAAGACGAACAAATACCCTATCGCGTCGGGAGTTCCCGTTATTTCAGAGCTTTGCACCCTCAAGTTAAGCTACCCAAGCCGATTCAAATTGGGAGTTGTGTCACCTGTCATCCCTCAGCCTCAGACTTTAATTTTCGTCGCCTCAGCCCGGAGTGGGAATAG